A stretch of the Leptospira stimsonii genome encodes the following:
- a CDS encoding pirin family protein, with protein sequence MKIISSILKDLGDNFRVRRILPSFEARHVGPFVFVDHMGPVPILSGKELVVRAHPHIGLATITYLYDGVILHRDSIGTEMPIRPFEINWMTAGSGIVHSERSQLDPNFSFLEGIQTWVALPKESEEVDPEFFHLDRGQIPVLSGDLWEFRLAAGEFLGERSPVKVYSPLFYGDLEAKSGAKVEWKVPPDQESALYVARGSLDVQGNRVEVGQMAVFDLGETISFSSKEGVRAILLGGVPLPERRHLWWNFVSTSQERIEKAKLDWKEERFPVVPGEVERIPLPPG encoded by the coding sequence ATGAAAATCATCTCTTCCATTCTCAAAGATCTCGGCGACAATTTCCGGGTTCGAAGAATTCTTCCTTCCTTTGAGGCACGTCATGTCGGTCCTTTTGTTTTTGTGGATCATATGGGTCCTGTTCCAATTCTTTCCGGGAAGGAACTTGTGGTTCGCGCTCATCCTCATATCGGTCTTGCGACGATCACGTATCTCTATGATGGGGTTATTTTGCATCGGGACAGCATCGGAACCGAAATGCCGATTCGTCCTTTCGAAATCAATTGGATGACGGCCGGTTCCGGAATCGTTCACAGCGAACGTTCTCAGTTAGATCCGAACTTTTCCTTTTTGGAAGGAATTCAAACTTGGGTTGCACTTCCGAAAGAATCCGAAGAAGTCGATCCGGAATTCTTTCATCTCGACCGTGGACAAATTCCTGTTCTTTCCGGGGATCTCTGGGAGTTCCGTCTTGCCGCGGGAGAATTTTTGGGAGAACGTTCTCCGGTGAAAGTTTATTCTCCTCTTTTCTATGGAGACTTGGAAGCAAAGTCCGGAGCCAAAGTGGAATGGAAGGTTCCTCCCGATCAAGAATCGGCCCTCTACGTTGCGAGAGGAAGTTTGGACGTTCAAGGGAATCGGGTCGAGGTAGGTCAGATGGCGGTCTTTGATCTTGGAGAAACGATTTCTTTTTCTTCTAAAGAGGGGGTTCGCGCGATTCTCCTGGGAGGAGTTCCTCTTCCGGAAAGGCGCCATCTTTGGTGGAACTTTGTTTCCACTTCTCAAGAAAGAATCGAAAAGGCCAAACTCGATTGGAAGGAAGAACGTTTTCCCGTTGTTCCCGGTGAAGTAGAACGAATTCCTCTTCCTCCTGGTTGA
- a CDS encoding molybdopterin-dependent oxidoreductase has protein sequence MCGLRIEVEDGKISAIRGDKDDPFSRGHLCAKGPELKNLYEDPDRLKFPVKRTPEGWVQVSWVEALSETAKALFEIQNKYGNDSVAVYNGNPNVHNYGSMLFGQRFSNRLKTKNHYSATSVDQLPHQLLSYLMFGHQLLIPIPDIDHTKYFLILGGNPFASNGSLMTVPDVKKRLKELQERGGKFIVVDPRKTETATHADEHVFIRPGADAFFLLAILHVFFEKNLVKPSSLFDSKDLSFIQNLASEYSPSKVEKVTGVPASTIERIALEFSSSENAVCYGRIGVSTQAFGALSQWLINLVNILTGNLDKKGGAMFTLPAVDPIDPKGALKSSPGTFNTFQTRVRKLPEFSDELPVAALSEEILTPGEGQIKAFVTSAGNPVLSTPNGSKLEKGLENLEFMVSVDFYINETTQHANYILPPTSTLEHDHYDMIFNVFAVRNTTKYAQPIFDPEPGMLHDWEIFTDLTKRLELLRAGKPVPDQIITTKLGPSSIIDFALRTGPYGEKGKHNRMLNIQLLKDNPHGIDLGPLMSCFPERLLTEDKKIHLLPKPVLDDLPRLKKKFEEWSEPKKDSNFLLIGRRHLRNNNSWMHNMPKLMTGKNRCTLLIHPNDAKTLGISEEEEVQVESRVGKILIPTEITEEIMPGVVSIPHGFGHSKNGVRLSVAKQFAGVSINDLTDEESLDELSGNAAFTGIPISIRKI, from the coding sequence ATGTGCGGCCTTCGTATCGAAGTCGAAGACGGTAAAATTTCCGCCATCCGCGGCGATAAGGACGATCCTTTCAGTCGAGGTCATCTCTGCGCAAAAGGCCCCGAACTCAAAAATCTCTACGAAGATCCGGATCGCCTTAAATTTCCTGTTAAACGAACTCCCGAAGGTTGGGTGCAAGTTTCTTGGGTGGAAGCTTTGTCCGAAACGGCCAAGGCCCTTTTTGAAATTCAAAACAAATACGGGAACGATTCCGTCGCAGTTTACAACGGAAATCCGAACGTCCACAACTATGGCTCGATGCTCTTCGGTCAGAGATTCTCCAATCGCCTCAAAACGAAGAATCATTATTCCGCGACTTCTGTGGATCAACTTCCTCATCAGCTTCTTTCTTATCTCATGTTCGGTCATCAACTCCTCATCCCGATTCCGGACATCGATCATACGAAATACTTTCTCATCTTAGGAGGAAATCCTTTCGCTTCCAACGGAAGTCTTATGACGGTCCCCGACGTAAAGAAGAGATTGAAGGAACTCCAAGAAAGAGGAGGTAAGTTTATCGTCGTCGATCCGAGAAAAACGGAAACGGCGACCCACGCGGACGAACACGTCTTTATTCGGCCCGGCGCGGACGCGTTCTTTCTATTAGCAATTTTGCATGTTTTCTTTGAGAAGAATCTGGTGAAACCCTCTTCCCTCTTTGATTCCAAGGATCTTTCCTTCATTCAAAATCTTGCATCCGAATATTCTCCCTCCAAAGTGGAAAAGGTAACAGGCGTCCCCGCTTCTACGATCGAAAGAATCGCTCTGGAATTTTCTTCTTCCGAGAACGCGGTCTGTTACGGGAGAATCGGAGTTTCCACGCAAGCCTTCGGCGCCCTCTCTCAGTGGCTTATCAATCTTGTAAACATTCTCACCGGAAATTTGGATAAGAAGGGAGGAGCTATGTTCACCCTTCCTGCGGTGGATCCGATCGATCCCAAAGGCGCTCTCAAGAGTTCTCCCGGAACCTTCAATACGTTTCAGACCCGTGTGAGAAAACTTCCCGAGTTCAGCGATGAACTTCCGGTCGCGGCTCTCTCCGAGGAAATTCTCACTCCGGGCGAAGGACAGATCAAAGCCTTTGTAACCTCTGCGGGGAATCCGGTTCTTTCTACTCCGAACGGTTCCAAACTCGAAAAAGGTTTAGAGAATTTAGAATTTATGGTCTCCGTCGATTTTTATATCAACGAAACCACACAACACGCGAACTACATTCTCCCTCCGACTTCGACCTTGGAACACGATCACTACGATATGATCTTCAACGTCTTTGCGGTTCGGAATACGACGAAGTATGCACAACCGATCTTTGATCCGGAACCGGGGATGCTCCACGACTGGGAAATCTTTACCGATCTCACCAAAAGACTCGAATTGTTAAGAGCCGGAAAACCCGTTCCGGATCAGATCATCACAACCAAACTCGGACCTTCTTCGATCATTGATTTCGCACTTCGAACCGGACCTTACGGAGAAAAGGGAAAACACAATCGAATGCTCAACATTCAATTGTTAAAGGACAATCCTCATGGAATCGATCTCGGTCCTCTGATGAGTTGTTTTCCCGAAAGACTTCTCACGGAAGATAAAAAGATTCATCTTCTCCCCAAACCTGTGTTAGACGATCTTCCGAGACTGAAGAAAAAATTCGAAGAGTGGTCCGAACCGAAAAAGGATTCGAACTTTCTCCTCATAGGAAGAAGACATCTTCGGAACAACAATTCCTGGATGCACAATATGCCCAAACTCATGACGGGTAAGAATCGTTGTACTCTTCTGATTCATCCGAATGACGCAAAAACCTTAGGAATCTCCGAAGAGGAAGAAGTCCAGGTGGAATCCAGGGTGGGAAAAATTCTCATCCCGACCGAGATCACGGAGGAAATCATGCCTGGAGTGGTCAGTATTCCGCACGGTTTCGGTCACTCGAAGAACGGTGTCCGTCTGAGTGTCGCGAAACAATTCGCGGGAGTGAGCATCAACGACCTTACGGACGAAGAATCTCTGGACGAACTTTCGGGAAACGCGGCTTTTACCGGGATTCCGATAAGCATTCGAAAAATATAA
- a CDS encoding DNA-3-methyladenine glycosylase family protein — MIRTFDEEEFYKICDRLFEIDSDLYSIYLKYGYPPFWSRKPNFETLIHIVLEQQVSLASAKAALDKLKKKIGIVTAKKIVLLSDLELRECYFSRQKTAYAKELAKAVLEKQIVISQLKDLPEETIRTRLTAIKGIGNWTVDVYLLMALHRTDIFPIGDLALLQSLKKVKRLPPQTPQERIRKLGEKWKPYRSIATMLFWHSYLEERKRR; from the coding sequence ATGATCCGCACTTTTGACGAAGAAGAATTTTATAAGATCTGCGATCGCCTCTTTGAGATCGATTCCGATCTATATTCCATTTATTTAAAATACGGATATCCTCCTTTTTGGAGCCGAAAACCGAATTTTGAAACTTTGATTCATATCGTATTGGAACAGCAGGTTTCGCTCGCCTCCGCGAAAGCCGCTCTGGATAAGCTTAAGAAAAAAATCGGGATCGTGACCGCGAAGAAAATCGTTTTATTAAGCGACTTGGAACTTCGGGAATGTTATTTCAGCCGGCAAAAGACGGCTTATGCGAAAGAACTCGCAAAAGCGGTTCTCGAAAAACAAATCGTGATCTCTCAATTGAAGGATCTTCCCGAGGAAACGATACGGACTCGACTCACAGCGATCAAAGGAATCGGAAATTGGACCGTGGACGTATATCTTTTGATGGCCCTCCACCGGACCGACATTTTTCCGATCGGGGACCTCGCCTTACTTCAATCTCTAAAAAAGGTAAAACGACTTCCTCCTCAAACTCCTCAGGAAAGAATCCGAAAACTCGGTGAGAAATGGAAACCATATCGTTCGATCGCGACGATGCTCTTCTGGCATTCTTATCTCGAAGAAAGAAAAAGACGATAG
- a CDS encoding TCR/Tet family MFS transporter: MNARRPAALGFIFVTVLIDVIGFGIIIPVLPKLIQELTQGTLSEAALTGGGLMFAYSLVQFVSAPFVGSLSDRFGRRPILLASLFGFTLDYLFLAFAPSIFWLFVGRVIAGIMGASFTTGYAYIADISPPEKRAANFGILGAAFGLGFIIGPVLGGLLGQYGSRAPFLAAAGLTLVNWLFGFFILPESLSKENRRKFEWEKANPIGSLINLKRYPMILGLVVAFFLINTAAHAVQGTWNYYTMEKFHWDEEMVGYSLGVVGFVYAITLGVLIRLILPILGQNRSIYLGLALSALGFALFALATQSWMMFVFLIPYCFGGIAMPPLQGIMSSQVPENEQGELQGALTSLTSVTAIIGPLLMTGLFAYFTGKNAPFYSPEAPLWMGVVLTLLSLWIAVGSLRKHHS; encoded by the coding sequence ATGAATGCTAGACGTCCCGCCGCTTTAGGTTTTATCTTCGTAACCGTCCTCATCGATGTCATCGGATTTGGAATTATCATCCCCGTCCTCCCGAAATTGATTCAAGAATTGACCCAGGGCACTTTGAGCGAGGCCGCTTTGACCGGTGGAGGGCTTATGTTTGCCTATTCTCTCGTTCAATTCGTAAGCGCCCCTTTTGTGGGTAGCCTGAGTGATCGTTTTGGGAGAAGACCCATTCTTCTTGCCTCCTTATTCGGTTTTACTCTGGATTATTTATTTTTAGCCTTTGCTCCTTCCATCTTCTGGTTGTTTGTCGGACGCGTCATTGCGGGTATCATGGGAGCAAGTTTTACGACCGGATACGCATACATTGCGGATATCAGCCCCCCGGAAAAGCGAGCGGCGAATTTTGGAATCTTAGGAGCGGCCTTTGGACTCGGTTTTATCATCGGTCCCGTTCTCGGAGGTCTTTTGGGGCAGTATGGATCTCGGGCACCGTTTTTGGCCGCGGCGGGTCTGACTCTCGTCAATTGGCTTTTCGGTTTTTTTATTCTACCGGAATCCTTGTCGAAGGAAAACCGAAGAAAGTTTGAATGGGAAAAAGCGAATCCGATCGGCTCTTTGATCAACCTCAAACGGTATCCGATGATCTTAGGATTGGTAGTTGCGTTTTTCCTAATCAACACAGCCGCTCACGCGGTTCAGGGAACTTGGAACTATTATACGATGGAGAAGTTTCATTGGGACGAAGAGATGGTCGGATATTCTCTCGGTGTGGTCGGTTTCGTTTACGCGATCACTTTGGGAGTTCTGATTCGTTTGATTCTTCCGATCCTCGGTCAAAATCGAAGCATCTATTTAGGCTTGGCTTTGAGCGCTCTCGGTTTCGCATTATTCGCGCTTGCCACTCAAAGTTGGATGATGTTCGTCTTTCTGATTCCCTATTGTTTTGGAGGAATCGCGATGCCTCCTTTGCAGGGAATCATGTCTTCTCAGGTTCCCGAAAACGAGCAAGGAGAATTACAAGGAGCTCTTACGAGTTTGACGAGTGTCACCGCGATCATCGGTCCACTTTTGATGACCGGGTTGTTTGCATATTTTACGGGAAAGAATGCCCCCTTTTATTCGCCCGAGGCTCCTCTTTGGATGGGAGTTGTCTTAACATTGCTGAGTCTTTGGATCGCAGTAGGATCCCTGAGAAAACATCATTCTTAA
- a CDS encoding TlpA family protein disulfide reductase, whose product MKFFPFFLSKKNISFLFLFLIPLGTGSSEPLSNFAFYNLKRERIVLSDSLREFSKKDILILNFTGSTCQPCKEQVPVLQRLTKEANLSSRGEFRIRFWVIFVGDDFRTGQEYSKILKLEKDTEVLIDPLSASYSQIKIVGLPTVFVLDGNQEVLLKTEGFTKEGTNSLENFLHSLEGRK is encoded by the coding sequence ATGAAGTTTTTTCCTTTCTTTCTTTCTAAAAAAAATATTTCCTTCCTGTTCCTTTTCTTGATTCCTTTGGGAACCGGGTCCTCCGAACCCCTTTCTAATTTTGCCTTTTACAATCTGAAACGGGAAAGAATCGTTCTTTCCGATTCTCTCAGGGAATTTTCCAAAAAAGATATCTTGATTTTGAACTTTACGGGTTCCACTTGTCAGCCTTGTAAGGAGCAGGTTCCGGTTCTTCAACGTCTTACGAAGGAGGCGAATCTTTCGTCTCGAGGAGAATTTAGGATTCGATTCTGGGTGATTTTCGTAGGAGACGATTTTCGGACAGGACAAGAATATTCTAAAATTCTAAAATTAGAAAAGGATACGGAGGTTCTGATCGATCCTCTCTCTGCAAGTTATTCTCAGATAAAAATCGTCGGCTTGCCAACGGTGTTCGTTCTGGATGGGAACCAGGAAGTTCTTTTAAAAACGGAAGGTTTTACCAAAGAGGGAACGAACTCGCTTGAGAATTTTCTTCATTCCCTTGAAGGAAGAAAATGA